A window of Nicotiana sylvestris chromosome 8, ASM39365v2, whole genome shotgun sequence genomic DNA:
ATGCTCTACCTTCACCTACTGGAAACTAGGACACTAAGCGACAAACtcagcaatgttcttcttcatattgTTCCAAcaatacacatccttaatgtcatgGTACATCTTCGTTGACCCACGATAAATGTAGTACCACAaataatgtgcctctgacataatccGGTCTCGTAGACCTACTACATCTGGAACACACAGGCAACTCCtgtatctgagaaccccatctccCTTAAGCTCTAACAACAACTTCTTCTACTGCAGAACTTGCTCTCTCAACTGGTCCAACTCTGGTCCTCGTATTACCTTTCCTTAACTTCgtctatgagagatgattttgtagtgttttggagtacaactccacCATCGTCAGAATCTACTAACCgaacccccaaacaagccaatAGATGAATCTCTCTAATTAATTGTCCTTTCTCGTCCTCTACCTGTGCTAAGCTACCATAGATTGGCAAATTAAGGCATCAGTTAGAACATTAGCTTTCCCTAGATGGTGGAGAATGTTaacatcataatctttcaataactcaaTCTATCACTTCtgtcgcaaattcaactctttttgcttgaagatatgttGAAGGTTTTTATGATCTGTGAATacatcaacatgaacaccatataaaaaatgccgccatatcttaagtgcatggacaaccgcaGCTAACTCGAGGCCGTGGGTCGATAATTCTGCTCGTGCTTCTTTAACTACCTTGAATCAGCAATTACTTTCTCATGTTGCATTAGGACACATTCTAACCCAACACCtaaggcatcacaatacatggcataaccatctggaccCTCTGGAAGTGTTAGAACTGGCGCTGAGATCAACTTGTTCTTAAGCTCTTGAAAACTCTGCTCGCAATcctctgtccactgaaacttagttgTTTCTACATCAACTTCGTCAATGGtgcaaaaagggaagaaaaaaccTCTACGAACCTCTatcggagtggtaggtctaggccaagatTTCACGACCTCAATCTTttgagtgtctacctttataccttcattggatacaatatgccccaagaattcttaatagttaccttgttcatCTACCTATAATAGATACACATCATCAGCGAGTCGTCTTTCTTATGCACAAACAGTATTTGTACACCCCAAGGTGAGGTACTGGGCCTAATGAAACATTTCTCCAGCAAATTTTttaactgctctttcaactccttcagtTCGGCAAGTGCCATTTCACacggagggatggatattggttgagttcccagaagcaaatcgatgccaaaatcaatctctcgctttagaggaatacctggaagttcatctggaaatacatcTGCGTACTTTTTGACTACTAGAATAGactgaagtgtaggtatctcagcaTCTACATCTCtaactcgcacaatatgataaatgcaccaTTTTGTGATCATTTTCCTCACCTTcaggtaggaaataaacctaaCTCTAGGTGTcgctgtattacctacccattcaaggactgACTTACCCGGAAAAGAAAATCTAACTGTCTTTGCTCGACAATCAACTGTGGCATAGCAAgctgccaaccagtccatgcctatgatagcatcaaaatccaacatctctaACTCAACTAGGTCGTCTGAGTTCTAACGACTACAAACTATCACCATACAACCTTGGTAAACCCGTCTAGCAATAACCGATTCTCCGACCGGTGAGATACTGtaaaaggatcacttagtatttcaggcactataccaaaCTTTCCCATGACAAATGGGGTAATACACGGTAAAATAGATCTTGGGTCTATTAAGGCATAAGCATCGTAGAaaatggtcaacatacctgtTACCATGTCTGGTGAAGACTCCTGGTCCTGTTAACCCACTAAAGCATAGCTACAATTTTGGTTACCACCTAAACTAGAACTTTTACCTCTTTCTCGACATCTACCAGGAGAAGACTATGACTTGCTTCCTGAAGGATGCACAGACATAGATGATCTTGTTGCTGAACTCGTTGGTTGTGCCATACCCCCATAATCTCTGTAAGGGCAATATCACATTATATGCCCCGaccgcccacatgtataacaagcatcaGAACTGACTCGGCATTGGCCCAAGTGTCATCTACCACATATGTCACATTGTGGCAGAAATGACCATGTCTGCCCTGAACCTTGTTGTTGCTACAAACCCAACGCCCGTGAGCTCTCACTTGGTCCTAACTGAGTATAGCAGTCATACCTGTAACCGTGTAACTGAGGTGGAGGAGGCCTAGGTGGTCGTCCGAAGTACTAGGGCCTATAACTACCTTGAGACTACTCCTGAGACCCggcaaatctcatcctcttacgGTTCCCAGACTCAGTCCTCTCTGTTCCTTGCTGCCGACGCCTACCGCTTTCTATATTCTGGGTGAATACCTGAATCTgggagatatccatactatcctgcAATGCAGTGGTAGAACATGCCTTGGTCAACTCTAGGGCTAACCCTACTATAAACCTGTGAATCTGGTCCCGCATAATAGCAAttatggatggtgcatatctaGCCAATGAGTCAAAACGGAGAGTACACTCTCGAACACTTATATTGCCCtgcttgagggctagaaactgatCAACTTAAGCCTGTCGGATCTCCCACGATAAGTACTGGTCAAGGAAGGCATTcgaaaaattctcccaaatagctTGAGGTGCATCAAGTCCCCTGGACCTCCCCCATCCCTCGTACCAAAGTATGGCTATATCTCAGAGTCGAAAAGCTACTAGCTCAATTGCCTCTTTCTCCgtggcatgcataacccgaaagatCCTGTGAAACTGATCTATGAAATCCTGTGGGTCCTCCCTCTGATATGTCAATGTGAACTCTAGGGGACTCAAAGCAATAAACTCCcggacccttgaactcccagaCCCCTCAGAAGATTTTTCACTAGGGGATGCACTAGCATATTGCTGGGTAGCTACCAACTGTGTCAACAAATGCACTATACTCCTCAAGTTCTGATCTGATGGAAGTGGAGGGGGAACTGGACGTGCGGTCTACAtaggaatctcctcaggtggTGGAGGAGCCGGTAATGGCTGGGTAGGGGACTCGCCCTGGGCCCTATCTACAGGGTTTACCCTGTTGGTCCCCTCACATACTGTCATGTCTCTCATCTGTCTAGTCGTAGTCCTCCTAGTTATTGTCATCTGTGTATGCAAACACCAACacgtaagtttaactcaaatttcctataactcagttCTACAGCAcaatttagatttgaaagaatGGTAACCAATTTTTAAATGCCATATAGTCCCATGCTTATAGAATGTGGTGCATAACACATttataaacaagaccctactagacatggcttgtagactccataggacagaactgctctaataccacttttgtcacgcctcgaacctggggggcgagaccggcacccagtgcctcacctatccttgcgtaccaacttgcgactaagggactctgaacatataatgtcatactttgtccatgggccacattgcaagacaatttgTGAAGCAAAATATAAAGTCAACGGAAACTAACGCTcactaaacatcaatataaaactaggccgacaaggccgtcataactactacaacAGAAAAACCAAaacaatatacatacaaggcctacaagcccaacatactacactaactgacaagatatatctgcaagcctctactgatagatgtattGTGATTGggacagggccccgacctacctataacctatatacatatatacacaagatgtacacaaAACTCTTAACCTGACAACTC
This region includes:
- the LOC138875955 gene encoding uncharacterized protein, with amino-acid sequence MLDFDAIIGMDWLAACYATVDCRAKTVRFSFPGKSVLEWVGNTATPRVRFISYLKVRKMITKWCIYHIVRVRDVDAEIPTLQSILVVKKYADVFPDELPGIPLKREIDFGIDLLLGTQPISIPPCEMALAELKELKEQLKNLLEKCFIRPSTSPWGVQILFVHKKDDSLMMCIKVDTQKIEVVKSWPRPTTPIEVRRGFFFPFCTIDEVDVETTKFQWTEDCEQSFQELKNKLISAPVLTLPEGPDGYAMYCDALGVGLECVLMQHEKVIADSSLAQVEDEKGQLIREIHLLACLGVRLVDSDDGGVVLQNTTKSSLIDEVKERYRSCLCVPDVVGLRDRIMSEAHYLWYYIYRGSTKMYHDIKDVYCWNNMKKNIAEFVA